The following DNA comes from Teredinibacter haidensis.
GCTGGGTTGCGTGCTCCAATCCCCATCGCTGTTGGCCGCTTTAACATGCAGGGCGTAGTGGCCGCTGTCGAGATTGGTATAGGTTGCATAGCGCCTGCTGCCGCTGTGAATCCACTCCCGGTCGAAACCCTCTAGCCAATAGGCGTACTGGCTAAGCTGAGGCGAGCGAAAATTTAATGCCGAAAACTCAAAAGTAATCATCGATTGGTTGTGATCAATCTCAATAGACCGGGTCGATTCAATTGTGCTTTGTAGTGGTGAGTCGGGCTGTTTGTGAGAGACAGGCTGGTTGAATATCCTCAGTTCTGTAAGGACTATTTTTGAATTAGAGGTAGTTGTGCGCAGTTCTTTTGGATCGAACAGAACAAAACCGGTGCTGTTGCCAAAGAATAGCTTCCCATCTCGGGTTTTTAAGCCCGTATTGCGGTTGAACAGGTTGCCGGAAAGCCCGTGGTGCTTATTGAAGTTGCGAATACTGCCGGTGTCGGGATCGTAGCGGCTCAATCCCTGTTGACTACTTAGCCAGAGCATACCGTCGTTGTCCTCCACAATGCTTGTGATCACATTGTCGGGTAGTCCATCGCTAATGCCTGTGTGGTAGAACTTGCCTGTATGGGGATCAAAGCGATTAAGGCCTCCGCCGTGAGTACCAACCCACAAGCGCTGTTGGCTATCTTCAAAAAGAGCGATAACAAAGTCGTTGCTCAGCGAAGCCGGGTTACCCTCTTGTCTGTGGTAGCGGGTGAAACTATGGCTTTCCGGCAACATTTGATAGAGGCCACGGATGGAACCCACCCATATGCGTCCGTGGGAGTCTTCCAGCAGTGCACGGGTGTACAAAGTGACATCGCCATCCATTTGATCCTGCCGGGGCAGGTAATGGGTGAAATTATCACTTTCGGGGTTATACAGATTGATGCCCGATTCTGTTCCCACCCACAGCCTTTTTTGCCGATCAACCAACAGTGCCCAGGGTTCTTTCCCTAGAAGCGAATTCGGCTCGCCCTTTTGCGGCAGGTAATGGCGGTATTGGTTAGAGCCTTTGTCTAGCCGGTTAAGCCCCTTGGACCAAATGCCTAGCCATAGGTTTTGCTGTGAGTCTTTGGCTATAGACAGAACCGTATTGCCACTAAGTCCATCGGGATTATCAGGCTGATAGGTGGCTCGCGTAATGGTATTGCTGATGCGGTCGACATAATTTAAGCCATAACCAGCGCCAACCCAGATATTGCCCTGTTCGTCCTCTAGAGCGGATATGACTCCGCCATCGGCCAAGCTGTTTGCCTTGTTGGGATTGTGTGTGTAGTTGTGGAAAGCCGCTCCTTGTTGATCGATGATATCTACGCCAGACGGAAAGTAGCCTGCCCAAACATCACCGTTTCGGTCGGTAAAAAGCGTGTTTACAACGAAGTTGCCGGGGGAGGATAAGGCGCTGACTTCGTGATGAAAGCGTTCGAATGCTCCGTTTACCGCGGCCAATTTGGACAGGCCGCCGCCGTCGCCAATCCACATATTGCCTTTGCCGTCTTCGGCAAAGTCCCATACGGTGTGACATTTCTCTAATTCTGGCGCGCAGTGGGAGAAAAAGTTGAAGTGGTCGATTGAGCGATCAAAAACAAAAATACCGCCGCCGTGAGTTGCTGCCCACACTTGGTTTTGCGGGTCGACATAGAGTCGGCGTACGTCGTTGGCGGCTTCGTCATCGACCGATAGCTTTGGGAAATGGTTAAAGCTGTTGGTCATCAAATCAAGTCGGCTGACACCACGTTGCTGATTGGCAACCCAAATAGCGCCCTTTTGGTCTTCCGTTATGGTCCAGACAACGTTTTCTTCCGTTAGTCCGCTGGCGGTGTTGCCGATTTTATACTGATGGTAGGTTTGATGGGTTCGGTCGAAAGAAAAGAGACCTCCTCGTGTTCCCAGCCACAAGTGGCCCTTGGAATCTTCGAACAAACTGCGAATATCATCGACACTAGGGGTGTAAGTGCTGGGGTTGGGCTGGCGGTACACGGAGAAGTCATCTGTCTGCGCGTTATACCGATTAAGGCCGCGGCTGGTGCCAATCCACAGAGCGCCTTCTCTGTCTACCAGAAGGGAATAAATATAGCTGTGAGAGAGTGTGCCCGGTTTGTTGTTTTGAAAGCGGTAGATCTTTAATCGATAGCCGTCGTAGCGCGCTAGGCCGTTCGAGCCTCCAAACCACATAAAGCCCAGCTCGTCCTGTGCTATGGCATTAATATAGCCCAGCCCCTCCATTTGGCTTTGTAGGATATGACGGAATGTTATATTCGCGCTGCTGCCCTCTGCAAAAGCAGGGCTGTTGTACACCGAGTAGAACAGCCAAAGCGAAAATACGACAATAAAGGGTTGGCGAAAATACGGGTTCAAGGGCTGATGTTTCCGGTTATGTTCGTTTTTTTAGAAAAGTACTCAGTTCCACCACTTTTTAGCTGCTTTATACTGGCTACTAGTCCCGTAACACAGCCCCTTGGGCTACGATTTATTGAATCGATCAGCGTTGATTGATTGGCGCGATTACGTCAGGATTATGGGCGATGGCCGAAATCAGATAAGAGGCTAATATACAACAATATCTCCGCCGTTACGCATAAGAAAGAAAACTGTAGCTGTTTCTCGTGCCGACAAGCACCTATTCACGGGTGGTAAGCACCGAGTTAATGCCCGCAGAGTGTGAATATCCTGGGGAAACGCCCAGAGAAAGTGCAAATTTATCCTCTGACGGTTACTTTCCGGCGCGCCGCGAGGGCTTATAGCCGAGTGAGTCACCCGTTGATTAAGCCTTTTATGGGACTTTTGAATAACAATAAAAAGCGAAAAGACTATGAAAAACCAAACAGCCATTGTCGGTGGTGGGTGGAAAGCCGTTGTTAGTGTATTACGTTACGCAAAGAAAATAGGCCCGCTCAATTTGATACAAACGCTTCGCTCCAGGAATGCCTGTAAAGCTTGTGCTTTTGGTACGGGTGGTCAAAATGGTGGTTTTAGAAATGAAGCGAGACGAGGAATAGAAATTTGCAATAAAAATATTCAGGCTCATCTGAGTGATGTCCGTGCCGGTATTCCCAATAGTGTTTTTCTTCAGTATTCAGTCGACGAATTGTCTGCAATGAGCGGCAAGCAGTTAGAAGATTTGGGGCGGCTTATTACGCCGCTGTACAAAAAGGCCGGCGATACGCATTTTTCGCCATTGGACTATCAAGAGGCTAAAGCTATTGTGTCCGAGCGAATGCGCGCAACAAAAGCAGAGCGAAGTTTTTTCTACGCCTCCGGGCGAAGCTCTAACGAAGCAGCTTTTTTGATGCAGCTAATGGCGCGACTTTACGGCACGAACAATATTAATAACTGCTCCTACTATTGCCATCAGGCTTCCGGTGTTGGTCTTACGGCAACGCTGGGTACCGGAACAGCGACCATTCAATATCGGGATCTAGATAAGGCCGATTGTATCTTTGTTTTTGGTGCAAACCCTGCCTCTAATCACCCGCGTTTTGTTAAAACCCTTATTCACTGTCGTCGCAGGGGCGGAAAGGTTATTGTTGTCAACCCAGCAAAAGAACCGGGCATGGTACGCTTTGCATCGCCTGCCGACTGGCGATCCATGCTCAAAGGCGGCGAAAAAATTGCCAGTACCTACGTGCAACCTCATCTCGGTGGTGATATAGCCTTTATGCAGGGGGTGGCAAAATATTTACTGGAAAAAAATGCCTGCGATAAGGCGTTTATTGCCGAAAATACGGAACATTTTGAAGCGTTTGCCGCTGGTATTCGCTCGTTGGAGTGGTGTGATATTGAAGCTAGTTCCGGCCTGGCGCGCGAGCAGCTAAATGAGGTCGCAGACATTTATGCCGCCTCCGAAAATACGGTCTTTGCTTGGAGCATGGGTTTAACTCACCACCATCACGGTGTGGGGAATATTGAAACACTTGTGGCCTTAGCGTTAATGCGGGGCATGGTGGGCAAACCGGGAGCTGGCCTGCTGCCGTTGCGGGGGCACAGCAATATTCAGGGTACGGGCTCCATGGGTTTTACTCCGACCCTAAAGCAGGCCGTAGAAACCAAATTGCAGCAAAAATTGAGCAGCGAACTGCCGAAAGCGAAAGGCCTGGATACCATGGCCTGTATTCATGCGGCCCATAAAGGTGAAATGGAATTTGCTATGATGTTAGGCGGCAACTTACTTGCTTCCAACCCAGATACCGCCTACTCCACGCAAGCTCTGGACCGCATTGCTGTGAAATGCTTTATTACCTCTACGTTAAATACTGGTCATGTTAATGGTGCAGGTGGAGAGGTGCTGATTTTACCGATTAAAGTACGTGATGAAGAATTACAGTCGACCACCCAGGAATCCATGTTTAACTTTGTACGTATGAGCAGTGGAGGTATTAATCGATTCCCGCACTTGCCTTCGGAAGTGCAGTTAATTCGCGAGCTGGGACTGGCGCTTATCAAGCCGGATATATTTGATTTTTCTGTCTTTTCTAATCACCACAGCATTCGTTCATTTATCAGTGATGTGGTGCCGGGATTTTCACGCTTGGCAACAATCGATGAGAGGGGTGAAGAGTTTCAAATCGATGGACGTACTCTTCACACGCCGGAATTTCCTACCGATAATGGGAAGGCCCTATTTTCTCTACACACGCTGCCAATTCGGAAGAAATGTGAAAGCACGAACGGCAAGCAGGCCTTTATTCTCACTAGTGTTCGCAGTGAGGGGCAGTTTAATTCGATTATTTATGATGAACGTGATACCTACCGTGGTCAAGATGATCGGTGGGTTGTGCTGATGCACCCAGAGGATATGGAGCGCTGTGGTTATAGCAGCGGCCAAACAGTAACGGTGAGTACTGATACGGGCAGCATGAAGGATGTGCGAGTAAAACCCTTTGATGTTCGCCCGGGGAATATTATGGTGTATTACCCCGAAGCGAACGTACTGATTTCTAAACAGCTGGATCAGCGAAGCTTTACGCCAGGATTTAAATCGGTGGCGGTTAGTGTTCAATAATATTCGCGCAGAATATATCTGAGCTTTAGTTGCGTACGTCTTTAATATACATGGCTTTTCCGTTGCTTCTCATGTCAATCTCAAATAATTCCGTGGCCCTAATAAGGTCGCCGAGTTTTTTGTAGCCGTAATTAATGGCGGAGAACGAGCTGTTATTAGAAATATAATGCCCAACTTTGCTCATATGAGACCACCCGTCATCATCTGATGTTTGTTCTGCGGCTGTTCGAAGGAGCTTGACGAGCGATGTATCCCCTCTTAATGTGTTTCGGTTCTTGCTGCTAGGCGTTTTGGTCGCAATAGGTTTGTCTTCTTCTTCGGGAATTAGGTTCTCTGTGTAAATAAACGGAGAGCATGCATCGACAAAGGGCTTAGGCGTTTTCTTCTCACCGAAACCATATACGGGCAGCCCGCTTTCGAGGATTCTAAGAACAAGAGGAGTGAAATCGCTATCACTTGTCATTAAAGCAAAGGCATCAATATTGTTACTATAGAGTAAATCCATAGCGTCGATGATCATTGCAGAGTCCGTTGCGTTTTTTCCTTTGGAGTATGCAAATTGTTGTATCGGTCTTATAGCATGAGGGTGTAAGCGATCAATCCACCCGGATAAGGATGGATTGTTCCAGTCTCCGTGTGCATGACGGACGTTGACCATCCCGTATTTTGCCAGCTCTTCCAATACGCCCTCAATTGAATTATGACTGACATTGTCACAATCGATAAGAAGTGCTATTCGTTTGCGTTCTGTCACCGGGGTCTCCTTAATTTATTAATGTCTTTACAGTAGATTTATACTGCTTTTTAAATGGATTCTGCTGTGAATATTTGAATTGAAGTATCGGCAACAGGCAGTGTTAAAGCAGAGCTAATGAATTCGGGTTTGTTTGTTGATATGGGTTGTGCAGTGTAACATTTTTTAATGCCCCAAAACGCGATACTATCTTGGTCATGGAAGGTTACTCCCAGGCTGGAGTGTCTAGTCTTTCGCGCCCGACGGGGTGTACCAAAGTTTAGATGTGTTTAGAGGCGTTCGTGGTGGTAATAGAGGGTTGTTGATGCGTAAAATTCGTCGCTTACCAATATTTGATTTGGCTATATCTTCGCCAAAGGTTTCTAGGAAAAGCGCGTTAAAAGAACCATCGGCAATCGCCGCATGCAGCCCTTTTTCGATCATTTTTGCCTGCTCTGAATATTGCTTGCCAACAAAAAAATAGTAGGCTGCAGGGTATTGCAGCACAAGTGTATGCTCCACAGTAAGATTTTTGCTTTTTATTAATTCAGCTTCTTGCCAAATTTCAGTTAATGCGCGGGGGAAATAGTCGATCCGTTTTAAGTGGGTAAGTTCAATCATACTTTCCCATTGCGGCGACAGGCTGAGGCGAAAGCCGTTACTTTTTAATACCGGCGAGTCTGGCCAATCGGTGCCCTGCACCGCGCGATAGCGCTTGAGCTTTTCGACATTGTTTATACCCGCAAATGTCTTAATGGATTCTGGGTGGATAAAGAACAGTCTCCATCCTGCAAGGCCTTTGTAAAGAGGGATTCGAATGGGGATAAGTCGTGTTTCGTGAATGTTGTTGGTCATAAACCAGTGGATGGTATAGCGATTTTGTTGCAGATATATCGCACTGCGGCTTTCGCTCATGGTAGGCAGTGTTTTTTTTGAAAGAGTATAAGACGCCCCACTTTTTTCCAGCGCCAATGTCAGTAACTTTACAAAGTAGGCGTCCCGCTGCTGGTAGTTGAGGGTGAGCGATTCTGGGTAGATAATATTACTGGGCGGCGATGAGCCTTCTGCGCACGCGGTAACGCTCATAAGCAGCGCCAGTAGACAGTATAAATACTGTATACAGAAGGGTGGGTTTCTACGAGTTGCTAACGCAGTTGGCACTATAATGGTGTCCATTGATAAAGACGGGTGACTTTCGCCCAAGTATAGCTATTAAAACATTGGAGAACTCCTTATGCCCCAAGATCTTTCCGTAGAAAGCCAACTCGAACTTCTTCAGGTTGCCACTGGCGAGCGAAGGGTTATCTATCGCGCTGAGGTTGTGTTTGAAGCGCCTAACTGGCACCCAGCCGATGGCTTTCTGGTTTTTAACCAACAGGGGAGGCTGTATCGCTTTGATTTGTCGGGAACCAAGGCAGAACTGATCAATAGCGAATTTGCCGGTCGCTGTAACAATGACCACGGAATTTCTCCTGATGGTAAACATATTGTGATCAGCCACCATGCGGAGGACAGCGAGGGGCAATCGGTGATTTACATTTTGCCTATTGATGGTGGCGAACCGCGCCGTGTCACGGAACGGTATCCTTCTTATTGGCATGGCTGGTCGCCTGATGGAAAAACCTTGGCTTACGTGGCGGGGCGGCCAATAAGCACAGACTACGACATCTATAGTATTGCGGTCGAGGGCGGTGAAGAAACCCGGTTAACATCCACGTCCGGTTTGGATGATGGGCCTGATTACTCCACCGATGGCCAGCATATTTATTACAACTCCTATCAAAGCGGCATGATGCAGGTCTGGCGTATGGATGCTGACGGCTCGAATCCAAAGCAGATGGTTCAATCGCCCCATTCCGATTGGTTTCCCCACCCGTCGCCGGACGGCAAGAAGCTGGTGTTTATCCGTTACCTCGATGACCAGCAGCAGGATCATCCTTTTGGGAGAGATGTGAAGCTGGTATTACTGGATTTACAAACCGGCGAAGAGCGGGATCTTACAGAGGTCTTCTACGGTGGCCAGGGTAGCTTGAACGTCCCCAGCTGGTCTCCAGACAGCCGTCAGTTGGCTTTTGTCAGTTACCGTAAAATGTGAGCCTCGCATTTTGCTTAAAGCTGCGAAATAATGCGCGCCCCAATGCTTTTGTAGTTCTCTGCCATGCCTGAAACATCAAGCTCTTCTGCTGCCTATCGTCCGCCAAACAACAGCGGTATTTCTTTCTCTATGTGGCGAAAGCTGTTTTTCAATGCTTCGCCGAAGTACTGGCTATTGGGGGTGGTATTGTTGCTGTGTCGGCTGTTGGCGTTGCTACCCCATGCCATATTACTGCGAATGGGCCGAGGCCTGGGCTGGCTAATCGCGCGATTGGGTAAGCGGGTGCGCCATATTGCCGAGACGAATATCGGCCTGTGTTACCCCGAGCTTTCAGATAAGGAAAAGCAAGACCGCCTTGAGGCGAGCTTTAGTGAGCTTGGTATAAGCATTGCTGAAACATTAGAGGTCTGGTTTGGAAATCCCGCCAAACGGTTTTGGCCAAATATTGAGCTGAAGGGGGCTGATCACTGGCAGGCGGCGCTGGATTCCGGGCGCGGAATTATTATGCTGTCCTGCCATTATGGTAGTCTCGATTTAAACGCTGCGCTGGGAGGCTATTTGGCGCGTAAAGATCGCACTTTCGCCTTTACGTATCGTCAGCCTTCGGACCCTATTGTCGATGCCTTTTTGCGCGATGCCCGCCACCAGTATGGCAACCATTTTTTCTCAGTGAGCAATTTGGTCGGTATTACTCGAACGCTCAAGCGAAACGGAGTGGTCTGGTATGCGCCGGATATCGAGGTAAAGAATAAAAATACCGTTTTTGCCGATTTTTTAGCAGTACCGGCTTCCACAACAATTGCCCTTAGCCGTTTGGCCGCGGCGACCAACGCACTAGTTGTGCCCTATGGCCACTATCGTAGTGCCGACAATACCCGCTATTGTCTACAGATTTACGCCGCCATAGCGAGTTTCCCCAGTGGCGATGCGCAGTCGGATACCCGGCAAATCAACCGCGAAATAGAGCGTATCATTGCTCCCCATCCTGAGCGTTATTGGTGGAGTATTAAGCGCTTTAAAAATCGGCCTTCGGGAGAAAAACCAGTGTATTAGCCAGCAGAACCCCGCATTTTTGCCTAAACTGTAAACAATGACTGATATGCAAATTTGTGGGTTCTTGTGAGAATGTTAAGAATTTTGGTCTGTATATGTCTTATGGTTATTGCGTGTCCACTGGCTATAGCTCAGGCGTCTTCCCAGAAGGTCTTAACCGTCACCTTTCCCTATCAACTTTCCCAAGATATTAATCACGAAGATTATTATTTTTCTCAGTTGCTGCGTCTAGCGCTGGATAAAACTGTAGCTCAAGAGGGGCCCTGGACTTATCGTTCCCACTCGTATTGGATGCGTGACAAGCGTTTGCGTATAGGTTTAACCAGAGGCTTTGTGGATGTCATCTGGTCTCCCGCCAGCGACGATTTTGAACAGCAGTTGCTAGCGATTAAAGTACCGCTACTTAAGGGGCTGAGTCAGTACCGCTTGCTACTGATACACGAAGACGATCAGACGCGCTTCGATAAGATTGATTCGCTAGAACAGTTGGCGGCTTTGACCGGTGGCATGGGTTCCCAGTGGCCGGATGTTAGTGTGATGGAGGTGAATGGCTTAAAGTTACTGACTGTTCCCGGTTATGGCCGACTGTTTAAAATGCTGGCTGCTCGACGTTTTGATTATTTCTCGCGAGGTATTTATCAAATCCAGTCGGAAGTAGATTTTTACCCCTCATTGCCGCTGGCAATCGAAAAACATTTGCTACTTAAGCAGCCAGGCGCATACTACTTTTATGTGACGAAAGAAAATCACGCGCTGGCGGATCGTATAGAGCGTGGTTTAAAACTGGCTCATAAAGATGGTAGTTTTGACGAGTTGTTTAGTAGTATTCCGCGCTACCGCTGGGCCTACCATGAGCTTGAGCGCAGAGGCCGAACCTTGTTGGAGCTGAAAACTCCATAAAAAATACACAGGCCTATTCCTTGTTATGTATCAAAAGTTGAGCTCGTCTGGGTAGGGGGAAAGGTAATAAGAATTATCGATATAGCTATTTGGGTGTTTGCGAAAATGGTGCCGGAGCAGCGTACGGGGAATGGTTAACGGGCCGCTTTTAATTCTGCAGGTTTCAATCGCCCGTAAGATCTCTTTTTTATCGTCACCATCAATTTTATTTTTCAAATAGCCAAAAATATGCATTAACACATTAACATGATTCTTTCGGCTCGCGAGCTGCGTAAGGGCCGCCATAAGTTGAGTAATATAGCTTTCCCCAAAGGCGTCTAGATTTTCGCCAGGGATATTCGATAGGTAGCGACCGAGCTCGCGATAAGCTTTTTGAGAGTGGCTCATCAACAAATATTTATGGCGGGCGTGAAAGGTAATAAGCGCTTTAGCTGTAAGCCCCCCGGAAAGCAGTTGTTTCCAGCGGTGGTACACATAAACCCGCTCTATAAAATTCTCCCTCAGTGGCAAGTCGTGTAAACGACCTTCCTCTTCGCAGGGTAGTAACGGATTATTGCTCATAAGCTGTGAAGAGAATAGGCCTACGCCTTTTCGCGTGGGGTGTTCATTATGGTAGGCCTTTACACGCGCCATTCCGCAGCTAGGCGAATCCTTTTTGAAAATATAACCGCAAAGGTTGGCCACCCACTCTTGCTGTGCGTCCGCGCAATTCTTTAGCTCTTGAGTAAATTCTTTGCTGGTATCCTTAGTTCCCAGGACTCGTTGCACAGGAGAACTCAAATCGCCCTCCAGCACAATGCGTATGGGTTCGCGTGGAATGCCAAGTCCTATACTCACTTCTGGGCAAAAGTGCGAGAATTCGAAAAAGTTACCCAGGGTTTGCGTAATGTATTTATCGTGTTTATGCCCACCATCGTAGCGAACCCGATCACCTAGGAGACAGGCACTAATACCAACTCTTATTGTGATGGGGTGCGGGCTATCCATGGCGCAGTTCAGGGGGGCTGATGATTTTCATTATTATAGCAGCGTGTTAAGTTTCGGTGAAAGGAGGGATAAACTTAGGGCCGCATAAGAGCTGCTAGTCGGTGGTTGAAAAGCTATCTGCGTTGCCAGCGCGGAGTTAAATATGGGAGAGAGATGCTCATCTATTCGCTATACCCTCCGATTTTTCACCCATTTTTTAGGTCTAATATAGCCATACTTCCACGCGGCTGTTTTTACCGCTGCCGCTGCCGTTAGAATTGGCGACCAGTAAATCGGACCCATAGCCTAAAACTGGCTCAGATTTTATACCATTTCGGAAAAGAGCAATTTTTACTGCGGATGCGCGCAGGCGCGATAATACTTCTGCCCGGTTGTCTGAATCTTCTGAATCGCTAAATCCCACTAGCTGGATTTTTAGTTTGTCCAATTTGTTACTCTTCAAATAATTCGTCAGTCGTATAATATCCTTTTTCGCTTTGTTATCTAGGGAAGATGCACCCGCTTTAAAGCGGAAGTTAACGGATAAGCGTTCTGCATATCTGGCCAGTTGCTGGTACTCCTTTGGACCTTCAAGCTCCGCTACTTTCGATTTAATGGGGTTTTGTGAAATAAAGCCAATTTTTTCTACGATTGTCTGCCCGGCTTCGCCGTGGGCGTATTCAATGAAATCGGTAACGAAGGTGTTGCGTGGTTGTTCCGGCGTGTACATATAAAGCCGACGAGAGAGTGCGTAGTCTTCGGTGGCGACATAAATTACCTCTGGTTTTAGCGGTGTTGTATTGTTTTCGTTGATGGCCATTGCCTTGGATTTTCGTACTGAGGCTAAACCAACAAAGCCGATACCACCCGCATCTGAACTTACGCTGTCGGAAAGCTCATCGTTTGATTCAAATCGCTGTGCTTTCTCCGATAGGGTATAGGTTTTCGCTAATACCAAATTTTTAAAGGTATCCCATGTACCCGATTCACTGTCACGGGCATAGATACTAATGGCTCTGTTTGCGCCACCGACATCGGCCCAGTTGTTAATCTCGCCAGAAAAAATTCGAGCAATTTGGCTAACCGAAAGGCTATCAACCGGGTTCTGGGAGTTTGCGATAATGGCTAAACCATCGATCGCAACCACATGCTCCGCAGACAGGCTATGCATATCGCCATAAGTGGCGCTGAGCGCGCTGACTTCGCTACTTTTAATGCCTCGAGAGGCCATCGCAATGTCTGCAGTGCCCACTAGCAGACCTTTAAAGCCAGTTGTGGATCCGTGGGCATGAAGATCAACATAAATGGATCCATTCTTTAGAGTACCGCTCACGCGATACTCATTTGGATTCTTTTGTGGCTCAACGGAAACATTGGTTGCACCCTTAGCCTCCAT
Coding sequences within:
- a CDS encoding NYN domain-containing protein encodes the protein MTERKRIALLIDCDNVSHNSIEGVLEELAKYGMVNVRHAHGDWNNPSLSGWIDRLHPHAIRPIQQFAYSKGKNATDSAMIIDAMDLLYSNNIDAFALMTSDSDFTPLVLRILESGLPVYGFGEKKTPKPFVDACSPFIYTENLIPEEEDKPIATKTPSSKNRNTLRGDTSLVKLLRTAAEQTSDDDGWSHMSKVGHYISNNSSFSAINYGYKKLGDLIRATELFEIDMRSNGKAMYIKDVRN
- a CDS encoding FdhF/YdeP family oxidoreductase, which gives rise to MKNQTAIVGGGWKAVVSVLRYAKKIGPLNLIQTLRSRNACKACAFGTGGQNGGFRNEARRGIEICNKNIQAHLSDVRAGIPNSVFLQYSVDELSAMSGKQLEDLGRLITPLYKKAGDTHFSPLDYQEAKAIVSERMRATKAERSFFYASGRSSNEAAFLMQLMARLYGTNNINNCSYYCHQASGVGLTATLGTGTATIQYRDLDKADCIFVFGANPASNHPRFVKTLIHCRRRGGKVIVVNPAKEPGMVRFASPADWRSMLKGGEKIASTYVQPHLGGDIAFMQGVAKYLLEKNACDKAFIAENTEHFEAFAAGIRSLEWCDIEASSGLAREQLNEVADIYAASENTVFAWSMGLTHHHHGVGNIETLVALALMRGMVGKPGAGLLPLRGHSNIQGTGSMGFTPTLKQAVETKLQQKLSSELPKAKGLDTMACIHAAHKGEMEFAMMLGGNLLASNPDTAYSTQALDRIAVKCFITSTLNTGHVNGAGGEVLILPIKVRDEELQSTTQESMFNFVRMSSGGINRFPHLPSEVQLIRELGLALIKPDIFDFSVFSNHHSIRSFISDVVPGFSRLATIDERGEEFQIDGRTLHTPEFPTDNGKALFSLHTLPIRKKCESTNGKQAFILTSVRSEGQFNSIIYDERDTYRGQDDRWVVLMHPEDMERCGYSSGQTVTVSTDTGSMKDVRVKPFDVRPGNIMVYYPEANVLISKQLDQRSFTPGFKSVAVSVQ
- a CDS encoding two-component regulator propeller domain-containing protein, giving the protein MNPYFRQPFIVVFSLWLFYSVYNSPAFAEGSSANITFRHILQSQMEGLGYINAIAQDELGFMWFGGSNGLARYDGYRLKIYRFQNNKPGTLSHSYIYSLLVDREGALWIGTSRGLNRYNAQTDDFSVYRQPNPSTYTPSVDDIRSLFEDSKGHLWLGTRGGLFSFDRTHQTYHQYKIGNTASGLTEENVVWTITEDQKGAIWVANQQRGVSRLDLMTNSFNHFPKLSVDDEAANDVRRLYVDPQNQVWAATHGGGIFVFDRSIDHFNFFSHCAPELEKCHTVWDFAEDGKGNMWIGDGGGLSKLAAVNGAFERFHHEVSALSSPGNFVVNTLFTDRNGDVWAGYFPSGVDIIDQQGAAFHNYTHNPNKANSLADGGVISALEDEQGNIWVGAGYGLNYVDRISNTITRATYQPDNPDGLSGNTVLSIAKDSQQNLWLGIWSKGLNRLDKGSNQYRHYLPQKGEPNSLLGKEPWALLVDRQKRLWVGTESGINLYNPESDNFTHYLPRQDQMDGDVTLYTRALLEDSHGRIWVGSIRGLYQMLPESHSFTRYHRQEGNPASLSNDFVIALFEDSQQRLWVGTHGGGLNRFDPHTGKFYHTGISDGLPDNVITSIVEDNDGMLWLSSQQGLSRYDPDTGSIRNFNKHHGLSGNLFNRNTGLKTRDGKLFFGNSTGFVLFDPKELRTTTSNSKIVLTELRIFNQPVSHKQPDSPLQSTIESTRSIEIDHNQSMITFEFSALNFRSPQLSQYAYWLEGFDREWIHSGSRRYATYTNLDSGHYALHVKAANSDGDWSTQPSHLNLYIKPPSWKTTTAYVLYLITTLLVIFGVISVLVRRQSFSKEKMLGQRLEEVDKLKDDFLANVSHRLRTPLSNMIGLSEAILCDDSNNCSAQAQNQLLTILHNGKQLTALINEIIDYSQLADNKLKLNFQSVDLFVLTELVFSLVTPVLHPKPIRLINALSPNMPKVWADEERLQQILLNLVSNAIKYTHEGFITVSGEAQSSRIRVSVEDSGIGIAPDRLEAIFYPFQQADNNDSPYIEGTSLGLTVCRKLIELHNGSIEVRSALGSGSEFIFDLALAGAQIEKTNSKTEEKPQAPHYSRHRLEQSIAARATLQPVIYGKDFSQEALAIAPSPEHASDHTILIVDDDTVSRMVIKAMLAAHHYNVIEADSGAQALTQLSSGSRQIDLIILDVIMPGISGYDTCREIRKYYPLDSLPILFLSASNRDKDIVSGYGTGGSDFLSKPAASTELISKVGLHLKLTAHKRRNTSK
- a CDS encoding YbgA family protein, which translates into the protein MDSPHPITIRVGISACLLGDRVRYDGGHKHDKYITQTLGNFFEFSHFCPEVSIGLGIPREPIRIVLEGDLSSPVQRVLGTKDTSKEFTQELKNCADAQQEWVANLCGYIFKKDSPSCGMARVKAYHNEHPTRKGVGLFSSQLMSNNPLLPCEEEGRLHDLPLRENFIERVYVYHRWKQLLSGGLTAKALITFHARHKYLLMSHSQKAYRELGRYLSNIPGENLDAFGESYITQLMAALTQLASRKNHVNVLMHIFGYLKNKIDGDDKKEILRAIETCRIKSGPLTIPRTLLRHHFRKHPNSYIDNSYYLSPYPDELNF
- a CDS encoding TolB family protein — its product is MPQDLSVESQLELLQVATGERRVIYRAEVVFEAPNWHPADGFLVFNQQGRLYRFDLSGTKAELINSEFAGRCNNDHGISPDGKHIVISHHAEDSEGQSVIYILPIDGGEPRRVTERYPSYWHGWSPDGKTLAYVAGRPISTDYDIYSIAVEGGEETRLTSTSGLDDGPDYSTDGQHIYYNSYQSGMMQVWRMDADGSNPKQMVQSPHSDWFPHPSPDGKKLVFIRYLDDQQQDHPFGRDVKLVLLDLQTGEERDLTEVFYGGQGSLNVPSWSPDSRQLAFVSYRKM
- a CDS encoding lysophospholipid acyltransferase family protein → MPETSSSSAAYRPPNNSGISFSMWRKLFFNASPKYWLLGVVLLLCRLLALLPHAILLRMGRGLGWLIARLGKRVRHIAETNIGLCYPELSDKEKQDRLEASFSELGISIAETLEVWFGNPAKRFWPNIELKGADHWQAALDSGRGIIMLSCHYGSLDLNAALGGYLARKDRTFAFTYRQPSDPIVDAFLRDARHQYGNHFFSVSNLVGITRTLKRNGVVWYAPDIEVKNKNTVFADFLAVPASTTIALSRLAAATNALVVPYGHYRSADNTRYCLQIYAAIASFPSGDAQSDTRQINREIERIIAPHPERYWWSIKRFKNRPSGEKPVY